TTGGGTCTGGACTTCATCTGTATTTCTTTGATAAGACATGGGTGTACTACGGTGACCAAAACATTGTACTTTTGATTTTTGCAGCAGCAGTCCTTAAGTGATGATAGTAGTTTCCCTTGAGGCTTGAACTCCATCCTCTCTTGACCCACTGTCATTCCAGGACTGGATGGGGAAGAATTCAATTTAGCTCTCTTTGATTTAAGCTGCCTCTTAAGCGTTGtgttaaaaatatgaaaaagatcTTCAGACTCGCGGGCTCTTTTATAAGAGCTCTTATGAGAGCTTTCTACTTGAGAGCACAGTATCCCCGAGCTCAATGGTTCAATATGGATTTCATTTATGAATTGCCCAGCAGGAACCTTACATTCATGAGACTCCCCCGTGTTTTCATTAgagctttcttctcttcttgtttcttcAAAGCCAATGTTTTTCTCATCACCATCAGAACTGAAAAGTTCAGGAGAACTTGTATACTCCTGCTTACACTCATTCTCAGCCAAACAGAGACATCTTCCAGCATCAGATTCCAATTGGTAGTCATCACATTGCCTTTCTTTGCGCTTACTCTGTCCTTCTGTCTCCAATAGTTCTGCAGTTCTTTTCTGCATCGCATTCCGGTTCTTAAAGTGATCCTGTGCAAGAGCAGCTATCTGACTTGAAGTCATTATGCTACGAAATTCAGTATCAGTCGACACTGCAAGATCTGAACAGTCACTTAattctccttttgcttttgaCTCTtgatttttggggaaaaacataTTCAGATATCGACTTAAATGTTCATGGTGATCATTTCTGTGATCCGATTCAACACCTTGTTCCACAGACCTTAGGTGTATGCTGATCTGCTTTGTACTACCAACCAGATCAGAAATGTCAGAGTCCCTAATTTCTAAGTGACTGGGTTTTCTTTCAGTGAGGTCTGAACAACTGCCTTGTGATTGTTCATCCTGTCTACCTGATTTCACTAATTTCTGAGGAAGGCAATCTGGAGCCTCATCTGTGTTTGCACATATGTGCCTATCTTTGGATATTTGAAAACCAGAATAAGTTAAACCTCTCGTCTTTTGGGATGAAGTAGCACAAGTTACTACCACAGGTACAAAAGGTTTCAAACACTCCTTTTCTACCATTAATTTCTTCTGTTCAGACTGCTGAGAACTGTAATCATTTGTGGGAACTGCTGTGACTACAGAGTTTCCTGCCTGAAACACTAAATGGTCagtgcctttgttttcttcattaaaaaaactgCGTATATCGTAGGAACAGTGGAGTTCTTTCCACTTCTCAACAGCAGGTACTGAACTACTTTGTTCCGACACCTCTAGCAGGCTTGGAATACTGGGTGCTCCAACAAAGATATGAATTTGAGGTCtttctgacattttattttattttttttttttaaactttaaatgGTGTGGTTTACACAGTAACTACAGTACTAAATGCTGCCAAATATTATATGCaaacttttccttattttaaggTATATAAACTTTGAAGGAATATTTAACCACTGATAGAAAACATCACTTAAAGTCTGTACTATTAAAAAATGGAAGTTACTTCCTGTTTACTTACTTTACAAGTAAGTAAAGAATACCAATTCATTTCTCATTCTGATACTTGGAAACATGGCAGATGTAGATTTGTAGTGAAGATCAGAATTTAATGAATAGATTCTACAAAGTTCTCAGGAATCAGATTTTATTAGTAGTTTACTCGTGATCTGAGCAGACTTGTGTTTAGATATTATAAACATAAgttaaaattataaataataaaagtagAGCTACTTATGGTTAATTTAGAAGAATTTGGTAGAAATGCATGATTTTACGCAGCTATAAATTAACAAGCCTGGTTTAGCAGAAAAACCACTACATTAGGTCATCTAATATTTTAAGGCCAGGTCTCAGGATATTACCAATATCTTtataaatttttaataaaaacaaagtagtCACAGTGTAGATTGAGCAAATGATTTAGAAgttaattcatattttttatcATGCTATCCAAGTTCCTAGCTTTTCCagcttgttaaaaaaaaattcagctcaCATACTAAAAAAGATACGTTTTTCTCTTAAGATATCTGCTAAActatcatttttaaatactcaGATACAGCTAAAAGCATTGTATGCATTAAAATGCAGGCACCTAGTGACATGTTTAAGTTTTAGCAGCAATGTTAATAAGAGCTGTCGTAGCAGAAATTCTGTGGAGGTAGGAAACAGCACCAGCTGAGAAATTCAGGAACAAATCCagctgcaaacagaagaaacagcattAAAACAGACACAGCAATCAAAAATACAGgttgctctggaagtaatgcctcataACACCctttgatagaacaaattctcagctataaaacattatttttcaacattgtcTCCACCATTAgttgtgcattttcaccagcaatcaATGACAGCCTGCACACCGTGCTCACAAATACATGCACCAGTGGAGATAACCGACTGATCTCTGCTGAAATGtggcatccaccacctcactgtgcttacatccacACTTTGGGCTCCATAAATGtccagcaagcatcagtgaatgccAGTGGGTGTCATTGTATCTGTACGGcagaattcaattccacacctcTGTTTCATCCATGTCAGgcgccattctgtcagactgcccttctgctgccatctgtcacacagcaacaaaatataatgcagtattggtgggaaggttcaacctctattgccataTCACtgacatccacctctgacatcaagAGCTGagataaaacaggaggcattactttcggagcagcccttaCAGTTAGCACTTAACGGCCGTTTTCTTAACAATCCACCAGGGGTCGATAAATCCGCACAGTCAAATGCTCATAGCAACAGAAAAAACCTACAAACATCCTGGAAGCCTAAATTCAGGTGCCTTGTAGATGCACCTGaggaaacagcactgaaatcagtcagaacacagcacaaaatagaaaaaaagctgcaaaacacagcaagtGATATTGCGGTTATAAGCTCACCTGCAAAATAAATCATACTTAAACTGGAGCAAGGTATGCACATTTCTATTATATTCATACATCTAAATCACTGCTTGAAGGAATACAACTTTTAAAGGACAATTATATGTGTGAAAGCTGTATATTACATAACTATGGAATGATAAAACACTAATAAGCAAGAAGAATTACCAGTTCAACATAGAAAATAATGGATCaggtaagaaagcaaagaaaggcaGATGAATTATTCAGGGACAATAGAAGTGGAGAGtcagggtagtatggttaggatgcagttggacttcatgatcttgaaaatctttttcaaCCCGAGCTATTCTACGAATCTATGACAGTGAGGCTGAATCCTTAAACAAGTTAAGAGATAGGTAAGAAAAAAAGCCCTCCAGTTCacaacacaaaataatttcaagaaCAGATCCACTACAACCAACAGAACTTGTTACTCCTATTTTATGTGAACTTCAGAACTGTAACCTGACTGGAAAGATTaaattttttcctccatttcaaattttattaaGTCTACTACCCTACTAccatcttcctttcttttttttttttattttttNNNNNNNNNNNNNNNNNNNNNNNNNNNNNNNNNNNNNNNNNNNNNNNNNNNNNNNNNNNNNNNNNNNNNNNNNNNNNNNNNNNNNNNNNNNNNNNNNNNNAATTATGTCAGTATCACTCACTGGGTATCCTTTTAAAGCAAGTGCACTGTAACATAATGTTAGGTCTTCCAGTAAGAAGGAACAGATGAAAGAGACGTTCAAACCAAAGACAAAGATCTCTTCTACGTGTGTGCTAAAATATAAAAGCACTTAAGTTCTCATGCTGATCTGTGCTATTTCTAAAGTATTTAGCAGAGATCAACAAAATAATGGGCTTTGTGAGGAACAGTTCCTTTATTTCAACTAACTTTCACTAGGGCTGAATACTAACCTGCCACAGGTGCTCCAGTCCTACTGTCCATTGCTTGTCCTTTTAACCTGCAAGAGATATCAGAGGCTTTTCTTAGTTCCACAAGGAAACCTCAACCATTTGTGCATCAAACCTTAAGTAAACTATGTGTTccagtaaaaataatttcctcttttCTATATCCTCAGAGTAGGCCTAAGGAATGCTCAGAAGAGctcttaaaaaaattacaaatggCATTCAACTGCACTGTCAACGAGCCCACCAATATTAGTCTTTGATAAGTTCTGGGGACACTGGAAGGGCAATTTGGCTGCTGAGGAGGGATAATACGACATTTAGAGGCTAGTTTATAAGGCTGGAGTTGCAAGAGCTTTCAGTGTCTGAATTAGATACAAAGCCAGTATCTTGCCATAATTGTTTTTACAAAAACCTAGTTATTACTACGAGGCTTCCTTTCAGactcttctctagactgaacaaaCCAAAGGACATCGGCCACTCCCCCGTATATCTCGTCTTCGCCATCTTAAAAGAGCATTGAAATAAGGGCTACAATAGTTTTACATACCTTTTATAACCAAACCTGCACCCAATACTCATGGTGaggccccacagcacagcaggacaaTCCCTCCCCTCACTcaatggcagtgctgggcctgacgAACCCCTGACTATGGTTGGCCCTTTGGGCTCCCAAGGCACACAGctataaaaaatacttttaaatagtTTGGGCAAATTCCCTGTAGgtaaaattgtttaaaaacaatcaTTACTATGCCATCTTTAGAACAACATTAGTATTTATGTAATGAATTTTGCTACCAAAGTTCTCTNNNNNNNNNNNNNNNNNNNNNNNNNNNNNNNNNNNNNNNNNNNNNNNNNNNNNNNNNNNNNNNNNNNNNNNNNNNNNNNNNNNNNNNNNNNNNNNNNNNNtgaggtgctggaacaggctgcccagagaggctgtggatgccccgtccatggaggtgttcaaggccaggtggatggggccctgggcagcctggtctagtattaaatggggaggttggtggccctgcatgtggcagggaagttagagattcatgatccttgaggtaccttccaacctaggccattctgtgtgtgattctgtgtgaaatCTGTGGATAGAAAGGGGTTAACTACAAAGATAACAGGAGCTAAAGCTCGTAAAGATAACCAAAAACTGAATGCACATATCCATTATACCTGTTAATTATTACACCATTTCTTAATTTGTGAAAAGGTGCTTTATCTGGAGAGCCAATAAAAGCCTACCCTTTTATCTCTGAAATGGTCAGAGTCTGATTGACGGGTCAATGATCTTTAAAAAACTGTAGCTACATCAGCAAGTTTCACATTTGCAAGACATTGCAACTAAACATTAGTACACTTACTGCAAGAAATACATCACGGTACACAATATTTCCTTCAACGGACACAGCAAGacaggaatttttaaaattaagtttttaaaatgcacaACTACATCACTAAAGGTTAAATCAGAGTAATTTGTTGTGTATAGAACGAGATATCCAAACTTGCTTGAAAATTCCTCTTCTGATAGAGGTACTCCAGAAATCTTTTGTGAAGTTAAATACCTCCCAAACTACCtcaaaaaaaattgctttattCCCTGTTTTACTCTTCATTAAGGGTATCCACTCATTATGATAATCACTTAAGCATTAGGCCAAGGTAATTTAAAGGGAGCAGGAGCATGACAGATTCAGCTGCTCATCAGTTGTGATGAATGATAGTCATAGGCATAAAttcctgattttaaaaatgatatgCAAGTAAGATGTCATCAAGGCTTTATTGCTCTATGCACAGAAAGCAAGCTGCAGAAGTTCTACCTCTAGGTTACAATTTCATTGTCTTCTACACAGTATGGCtttaagcaataaataaaattacacaGACAGTAATGTgtcagaaaaagaattaaagcaaTATCATGGAAACGTGCATCTTTCCCCTTCTCAAATTCTTTTTGAGATATAAGTAGAGTGTGCTCTTTTCACTTGAAGTTCTGATCTTGTTTGATGCTGAACCTTTTAACCAGTATGTAGTTCATAAACTGATTCCTACAATATGAAAAATTCATTGGTCACTACCTGTTGAAAATTTGgctattcagaaaacaaatacatataaGTAGGATATTTTAAATCTTGAATGTGAGCTTTTCTACCCCTCTCTCATTTGCATGGTTGATTCTACACTTCTATCTGTAGTTAGAAGACAGTGGCACTGAcctaacagaaaaacaactctTAATAGCCATCTTCACAGCATTCACTTCCAGTTAAATTCATCCTATAGTTCCTTTCCTTGAAAGAAGTCATGCAGTATGACTGTTAAGTAGAAAATCTCCTAAGACACTCACCAGCCAAAGGAAAAATGGATGCAGAATGCTAACTATATCACAGGCAACACTTCTGACACCTTTACTATGAAGCTCAAGTCTCACTCTAAAACTTGAATGTCTTTTAAAAAGCCAGGTACTGTAGCTAGCTGTGCAATAACCTCAAAAAACTGAGCCAACTGCATGCAGTGTAGTGACAGtttcacacatttttaaattctgaacaACACTGGGATAAAGATATGAACATACAACATGTCTGAGCAACTTgggcaagaaaagaaaaaaagctccaatcagaaatatttctcttaatCTGCGATTAAGATGTTTTCTCTAAGTGTTTGGACTGTATTTAGGTATTTATTCAACAGGTGCAttaaatatgaatataaaaaaatttTTTGAAACCAAATGATGCAAAAAATCTGGCAACTCAAACATTACACATTTCCAGTTCGGTCACTGAGATAATCCTTCTTGCCTGAGAACTGGAATAAAGGTAGAGGCAGTACTTTTTTTGATTCATGTGATAGTTCTTTCCTCACCACCTTTGTGCTTTGCAAGATCTTGTCTTTTAGGCAACAAACATTActtattgatttttcttttgcaatacACTAAAAACACATAATTAGAGATGAACAGTGTCTGTTACAAACAAAAGAAGTTAAAAGTTCTTTAGAACAGTGACCTTATGAGTAGGAAGGAAAGATAAAGGTAAAAGGTCAGAGATACACAGAAGCAATGTGCATGTTTTAAAGAACATGCATTCTATAAACCCTTCACTTTGAGAAGTATTGCAGACAACTGAGCTACTGTACTTTCTGCCAAGGAAAGATACTCCTCCAGATACTGCAGTATAGTCCAAAACTTCACAATTTAGAGTAAAAATGCTGGGGGAGGGGTTGATTTTTTTNNNNNNNNNNNNNNNNNNNNNNNNNNNNNNNNNNNNNNNNNNNNNNNNNNNNNNNNNNNNNNNNNNNNNNNNNNNNNNNNNNNNNNNNNNNNNNNNNNNNaaaaaaaaaaaggtcaagtCTGCAGAAAATTATCCACAAGCATAACTACCAGTAAAAACCTATTCCACAATTTAAATCTTCTGATAAACTGAGGTTGATTAATAAATGCTGGATGTAAGATGAAAATGAGGCAGTTTGTCATTGTCAAAGAAACAAGATCTAGCAGCCCTTTACATCAGATTAATGCCTGTTTATTCATTAGGATcaaggtaaaaaagaaaacatacaagGCTTGCatcaggtttttattttcttattgtaaAAGTttagctatttaaaaaaaaaaacaatcaaattcTTTAATCAAGAGAACAATTAGTTTCCAAACTGAGTAACAATTCACTGACCTTTGATTTAGTGAGgttttcttaaatgtatttttaagacAGTAAATGCCTTTCAAGTTAATAATACAAATACCAGTACATCACTATTATACTGTGCAACAGACAAGTACATCTTCTCATATAAACTTCCAAATTTAAAGGGAGTTGATTAAAAAGATGGAgattgactttttacacagCCTGATAGTGACTGAataagagggaatggttttacaCTAAAAGAAGGGAGGTTTAGGCTAGATGTTAGGAGCAAATTCcttactcagaaggtggtgaggcactggaacaggctgctcagagaggctgctcatgtcccatctctggagatattcagggCCAGACTGAACAGAGCTTTGGGCCATTTGAT
This portion of the Meleagris gallopavo isolate NT-WF06-2002-E0010 breed Aviagen turkey brand Nicholas breeding stock chromosome 8, Turkey_5.1, whole genome shotgun sequence genome encodes:
- the SHLD2 gene encoding shieldin complex subunit 2 isoform X1, whose amino-acid sequence is MSERPQIHIFVGAPSIPSLLEVSEQSSSVPAVEKWKELHCSYDIRSFFNEENKGTDHLVFQAGNSVVTAVPTNDYSSQQSEQKKLMVEKECLKPFVPVVVTCATSSQKTRGLTYSGFQISKDRHICANTDEAPDCLPQKLVKSGRQDEQSQGSCSDLTERKPSHLEIRDSDISDLVGSTKQISIHLRSVEQGVESDHRNDHHEHLSRYLNMFFPKNQESKAKGELSDCSDLAVSTDTEFRSIMTSSQIAALAQDHFKNRNAMQKRTAELLETEGQSKRKERQCDDYQLESDAGRCLCLAENECKQEYTSSPELFSSDGDEKNIGFEETRREESSNENTGESHECKVPAGQFINEIHIEPLSSGILCSQVESSHKSSYKRARESEDLFHIFNTTLKRQLKSKRAKLNSSPSSPGMTVGQERMEFKPQGKLLSSLKDCCCKNQKYNVLVTVVHPCLIKEIQMKSRPKSSCKVPVATIVVIDQSGTKRKVVLWRGAAFWSLTVFPGDVVLLTDIMMHENHWYGEIMLQSTFTSQLLNLGNYSVLNPEEFYPVVNGDVLHGLLAYVSSEFPHFRDIPRRQVQRLDSVQYVQLDQLQPNTLVHSILKIISIAILTESVYSYRGGYQRKIILTVEQDKGQQYKMVLWGAGAAWYPQLQRRKGHLWDFKYLLVQHSSVSGDFELHSTPWSSCECLFDDDKRAIAFKEKFQKSKASLMKVTNLSAHLEEKCSGVIEVKARVLQLKFTISTGQYRQLIFHADTSLEFVLASLPIITYSGCAKCGLELQADENMIYKQCFRCLPYNKVKIFYRPALMTVEDGGCEINIHVVSELMEKIFLNIPADWLNRSVVPSSDITYGMIVADLCHSLLADMEASYLMEIRSHFVLDENSYPLQKDFHLLNFHPDL
- the SHLD2 gene encoding shieldin complex subunit 2 isoform X2 encodes the protein MSERPQIHIFVGAPSIPSLLEVSEQSSSVPAVEKWKELHCSYDIRSFFNEENKGTDHLVFQAGNSVVTAVPTNDYSSQQSEQKKLMVEKECLKPFVPVVVTCATSSQKTRGLTYSGFQISKDRHICANTDEAPDCLPQKLVKSGRQDEQSQGSCSDLTERKPSHLEIRDSDISDLVGSTKQISIHLRSVEQGVESDHRNDHHEHLSRYLNMFFPKNQESKAKGELSDCSDLAVSTDTEFRSIMTSSQIAALAQDHFKNRNAMQKRTAELLETEGQSKRKERQCDDYQLESDAGRCLCLAENECKQEYTSSPELFSSDGDEKNIGFEETRREESSNENTGESHECKVPAGQFINEIHIEPLSSGILCSQVESSHKSSYKRARESEDLFHIFNTTLKRQLKSKRAKLNSSPSSPGMTVGQERMEFKPQGKLLSSLKDCCCKNQKYNVLVTVVHPCLIKEIQMKSRPKSSCKVPVATIVVIDQSGTKRKVVLWRGAAFWSLTVFPGDVVLLTDIMMHENHWYGEIMLQSTFTSQLLNLGNYSVLNPEEFYPVVNGDVLHGLLAYVSSEFPHFRDIPRRQVQRLDSVQYVQLDQLQPNTLVHSILKIISIAILTGHLWDFKYLLVQHSSVSGDFELHSTPWSSCECLFDDDKRAIAFKEKFQKSKASLMKVTNLSAHLEEKCSGVIEVKARVLQLKFTISTGQYRQLIFHADTSLEFVLASLPIITYSGCAKCGLELQADENMIYKQCFRCLPYNKVKIFYRPALMTVEDGGCEINIHVVSELMEKIFLNIPADWLNRSVVPSSDITYGMIVADLCHSLLADMEASYLMEIRSHFVLDENSYPLQKDFHLLNFHPDL
- the SHLD2 gene encoding shieldin complex subunit 2 isoform X3, with the protein product MSERPQIHIFVGAPSIPSLLEVSEQSSSVPAVEKWKELHCSYDIRSFFNEENKGTDHLVFQAGNSVVTAVPTNDYSSQQSEQKKLMVEKECLKPFVPVVVTCATSSQKTRGLTYSGFQISKDRHICANTDEAPDCLPQKLVKSGRQDEQSQGSCSDLTERKPSHLEIRDSDISDLVGSTKQISIHLRSVEQGVESDHRNDHHEHLSRYLNMFFPKNQESKAKGELSDCSDLAVSTDTEFRSIMTSSQIAALAQDHFKNRNAMQKRTAELLETEGQSKRKERQCDDYQLESDAGRCLCLAENECKQEYTSSPELFSSDGDEKNIGFEETRREESSNENTGESHECKVPAGQFINEIHIEPLSSGILCSQVESSHKSSYKRARESEDLFHIFNTTLKRQLKSKRAKLNSSPSSPGMTVGQERMEFKPQGKLLSSLKDCCCKNQKYNVLVTVVHPCLIKEIQMKSRPKSSCKVPVATIVVIDQSGTKRKVVLWRGAAFWSLTVFPGDVVLLTDIMMHENHWYGEIMLQSTFTSQLLNLGNYSVLNPEEFYPVVNGDVLHGLLAYVSSEFPHFRDIPRRQVQRLDSVQYVQLDQLQPNTLVHSILKIISIAILTESVYSYRGGYQRKIILTVEQDKGQQYKMVLWGAGAAWYPQLQRRKGHLWDFKYLLVQHSSVSGDFELHSTPWSSCECLFDDDKRAIAFKEKFQKSKASLMKVTNLSAHLEEKCSGVIEVKARVLQLKFTISTGQYRQLIFHADTSLEFVLASLPIITYSGCAKCGLELQADENMIYKQCFRCLPYNKVKIFYRPALMTVEDGGCEINIHVVSELMEKIFLNIPADWLNRSCPPRI